The following are from one region of the Sandaracinus amylolyticus genome:
- a CDS encoding methyl-accepting chemotaxis protein produces MANEHTDQGTSHVADALGQIGSIARALEETSELAQSIEAAAGDIAGAGRERATAGEQVRVAIESIATSIESVSVSAEELSRSQGSVGDIARVLQKNGDETASGLSEVAASVRKVEADAGTLAQSADGTATTLEQTARSVKAVASDAQELAAASEQLLASATETSATVADLTSRGQTSATSVEEVAATAAEMSAGITRLAADARGVGARIGEVSTTVASIGDALAAVARDTADMATSIDQTSTTTEELARSIRSTAEHARALQESAANVASNTNETASSVEEVAATAQKNASVVDASASAIEQLARTAQLAARGAEQIEQLAETSATVAGQLETSTRRMAQIAEGARITADRVGTAAREGGATVAKSIAGLGRIRSSIAESAGVVKEMGRRAEEIGDIVQTINVIADRTNLLSLNASIEAARAGEHGRGFAVVAEEIRALADRAAAASADIAKIVRLLQSTARDAVTSSADGLRAADDGAALSSDAERALTTILSGIEELGGGVRDLARGAADQTSAVQAVVGATQRTSEHARTIASAAEEQVQATQTLTRDANEMRKMARQTSEATADQARRLRDVVRANAQLTTTAEQVAIAAQEQAAASTQLASGANRLRGLAQRTTGAMAEQAKAVTTAAAAAAEVATATHRTITALGEQAQGASEIAKAMDAARKDAVQSARALDEQARAAKEIETTAREVARLAQSITRATSEQSTATSSLARAGDDVRRIAKQTARAVEEQSRALEDLAATATRQSRDITTVARAVVEQGGVSSGVAKELAAMRERAREIVGVTAQQATGLRTLATGASDIAERVARVRELVAEQTETASALASGISTDTGGPPSGVHRGTGRA; encoded by the coding sequence ATGGCGAATGAGCACACGGATCAGGGGACCTCGCACGTCGCGGACGCGCTCGGGCAGATCGGCTCGATCGCGCGCGCTCTCGAGGAGACCTCGGAGCTCGCGCAGAGCATCGAGGCGGCGGCCGGGGACATCGCGGGCGCGGGGCGCGAGCGAGCGACGGCGGGCGAGCAGGTGCGGGTCGCGATCGAGTCGATCGCCACCAGCATCGAGAGCGTCTCGGTGTCGGCGGAGGAGCTCTCGCGGTCGCAGGGGAGCGTCGGCGACATCGCGCGCGTGCTCCAGAAGAACGGTGACGAGACGGCGAGCGGCTTGTCCGAGGTCGCGGCGTCGGTGCGCAAGGTCGAGGCGGACGCCGGGACGCTCGCGCAGTCGGCGGACGGCACCGCGACGACGCTCGAGCAGACCGCGCGCTCGGTGAAGGCCGTGGCGAGCGATGCCCAGGAGCTCGCGGCGGCGAGCGAGCAGCTGCTCGCGAGCGCCACCGAGACCAGCGCGACGGTGGCGGACCTGACGTCGCGCGGGCAGACGAGCGCGACGTCGGTCGAGGAGGTCGCCGCGACCGCGGCCGAGATGTCGGCCGGGATCACGAGGCTCGCCGCCGATGCGCGCGGCGTCGGCGCGCGGATCGGCGAGGTCAGCACGACCGTCGCGTCGATCGGCGACGCGCTCGCCGCGGTCGCGCGCGACACGGCCGACATGGCGACGTCGATCGACCAGACGAGCACGACGACCGAGGAGCTCGCGCGCTCGATCCGGAGCACCGCCGAGCACGCGCGCGCGCTGCAGGAGTCCGCGGCGAACGTGGCCTCGAACACGAACGAGACCGCGTCGTCGGTCGAGGAGGTCGCGGCGACCGCGCAGAAGAACGCGAGCGTCGTCGACGCGAGCGCGAGCGCGATCGAGCAGCTCGCGCGCACCGCGCAGCTCGCCGCGCGCGGCGCGGAGCAGATCGAGCAGCTCGCCGAGACCAGTGCGACGGTGGCGGGACAGCTCGAGACCTCGACGCGCCGCATGGCGCAGATCGCCGAGGGCGCGCGCATCACCGCCGATCGCGTGGGCACTGCGGCGCGCGAGGGAGGCGCCACGGTCGCGAAGTCGATCGCGGGGCTGGGCCGGATCCGGAGCTCGATCGCGGAGTCGGCGGGCGTGGTGAAGGAGATGGGCCGTCGCGCCGAGGAGATCGGCGACATCGTGCAGACCATCAACGTCATCGCGGATCGCACGAACCTGCTCTCGCTCAACGCGAGCATCGAGGCGGCGCGTGCGGGCGAGCACGGTCGGGGGTTCGCGGTCGTCGCCGAGGAGATCCGCGCGCTCGCCGATCGCGCCGCGGCGGCGAGCGCGGACATCGCGAAGATCGTTCGCCTGCTCCAGAGCACGGCGCGCGACGCGGTGACCTCGTCGGCCGACGGCCTGCGCGCCGCCGACGACGGCGCCGCGCTCTCGAGCGACGCCGAGCGCGCGCTCACCACGATCCTCTCCGGGATCGAGGAGCTCGGCGGCGGCGTGCGCGACCTCGCGCGAGGCGCCGCGGATCAGACGAGCGCGGTGCAGGCGGTCGTCGGCGCGACCCAGCGAACCAGCGAGCACGCGCGCACGATCGCGAGCGCGGCCGAGGAGCAGGTCCAGGCGACGCAGACGCTCACGCGCGACGCGAACGAGATGCGGAAGATGGCGCGCCAGACCTCCGAGGCGACCGCCGACCAGGCGCGGCGCCTCCGCGACGTGGTGCGCGCGAACGCCCAGCTCACGACGACCGCCGAGCAGGTCGCGATCGCCGCGCAGGAGCAGGCGGCAGCGTCGACCCAGCTCGCGAGCGGGGCGAATCGACTGCGCGGGCTCGCCCAGCGAACGACCGGTGCGATGGCGGAGCAGGCCAAGGCGGTCACCACCGCGGCGGCCGCGGCGGCCGAGGTCGCGACGGCGACCCATCGGACGATCACCGCGCTCGGCGAGCAGGCGCAGGGCGCGAGCGAGATCGCCAAGGCGATGGACGCGGCCCGCAAGGACGCGGTGCAGAGCGCGCGCGCCCTCGACGAGCAGGCGCGCGCCGCGAAGGAGATCGAGACGACGGCGCGGGAGGTCGCGCGGCTCGCGCAGTCGATCACGCGCGCGACGTCGGAGCAGAGCACGGCGACCTCCTCGCTCGCGCGGGCGGGCGACGACGTGCGGCGCATCGCCAAGCAGACCGCGCGGGCCGTCGAGGAGCAGAGCCGCGCGCTCGAGGACCTCGCCGCGACGGCCACGCGACAGAGCCGAGACATCACCACCGTGGCGCGCGCCGTCGTGGAGCAGGGGGGCGTGAGCTCGGGCGTCGCGAAGGAGCTCGCCGCGATGCGCGAGCGCGCGCGGGAGATCGTCGGGGTCACCGCGCAGCAGGCGACGGGGCTGCGCACGCTCGCGACGGGCGCATCGGACATCGCGGAGCGCGTCGCACGGGTGCGCGAGCTGGTCGCGGAACAGACCGAGACGGCCTCGGCGCTCGCGTCGGGGATCTCCACCGACACGGGGGGCCCTCCGAGCGGCGTCCATCGCGGCACGGGGCGAGCGTGA
- a CDS encoding chemotaxis protein CheW, with the protein MSALHVLFRVGDAEYAIAADEVLQMESYEGATPVPNAAAHVAGIVQVRGRVVPVVDLRVRFGAPMRERTIDTRVVVAQRGERAVALLVDSAREVARLAPEQLKPPPPMVAAQSAGLVRAIAQIAGRMVMLIDLDRVVGEERLDGE; encoded by the coding sequence GTGAGCGCGCTGCACGTGCTCTTCCGCGTCGGCGACGCGGAGTACGCGATCGCCGCCGACGAGGTGCTCCAGATGGAGTCCTACGAAGGCGCGACGCCGGTCCCCAACGCGGCGGCGCACGTCGCGGGGATCGTGCAGGTCCGGGGGCGCGTCGTGCCCGTGGTCGATCTGCGCGTTCGCTTCGGCGCACCGATGCGCGAGCGGACGATCGACACGCGCGTCGTCGTCGCGCAGCGCGGGGAGCGCGCGGTCGCGCTCCTCGTCGACTCGGCGCGCGAGGTCGCGCGCCTGGCGCCCGAGCAGCTCAAGCCGCCGCCTCCGATGGTGGCGGCCCAGAGCGCGGGGCTCGTCCGCGCGATCGCGCAGATCGCGGGGCGGATGGTGATGCTGATCGATCTCGACCGGGTGGTCGGCGAGGAGCGGCTCGATGGCGAATGA
- a CDS encoding chemotaxis protein CheA encodes MSRVDLREFLDAYLDEVDEHLANANTQLLALDAALRAGEPTLRAVRELFRALHTIKGLSAMVGVDPIVAIAHRMEASLRAADRAGGQLPEGAIDVMLQAVAAIEQRVRALASGHPVPAPPGPLLAALDTLDEVRTPAPVARTTSGLALDPAVNAKIAAFERDALERGIASGRRALCVRFAPSPERAAAGTNINTVRERLGVVSEIVKVVPVSAPRSAEAPAALTFALLVLTRASDEDVAREVGVDVGSIDVVGEPGTSAPAPEPAVVPVPELHDEERDDVQRRGVVRVDVARLDEALERLAQLVISRGVLAREIAVLASRGTDVRGLQIVLREQSRQLRDMRAAVLQLRMVPASEVLERVPLVVRGLRKATGKAVRLEVDAGRTELDKAVAERLFPALVHLVRNAVDHAIEAPDERRRAGKPEEGLLRVTFETRGTGQVALVVQDDGRGIDAARVAARAGVEVPTTDAALLQLLCRPGLSTRDQVSTTSGRGIGMDVVRRIVVEELGGDLSMTTTPGRGTTIVARVPLTLSIVDVLTFECGSQRFVVPMASIDEIIEIDPTQVSAPPRTGAGSTIALIQRRGEAVPLVRLDRTLGLASADPERPKALVVRRDGDAIAFAIDRTLGQQEVVVRPLEDPLLRVPGVTGATDLGDGRPTLVVDLVALSRISGETSEVRT; translated from the coding sequence GTGAGCCGCGTCGATCTCCGCGAGTTCCTCGACGCATACCTCGACGAGGTCGACGAGCACCTCGCCAACGCGAACACCCAGCTCCTGGCGCTCGACGCGGCGCTGCGCGCGGGCGAGCCGACGCTGCGCGCGGTGCGCGAGCTCTTCCGCGCACTGCACACGATCAAGGGGCTCTCGGCGATGGTCGGCGTGGATCCGATCGTCGCGATCGCGCACCGCATGGAGGCCTCGCTGCGCGCCGCGGATCGCGCGGGAGGACAGCTGCCCGAGGGCGCGATCGACGTGATGCTGCAGGCGGTCGCCGCGATCGAGCAGCGCGTGCGCGCGCTCGCGAGCGGTCATCCGGTTCCGGCGCCGCCCGGGCCGTTGCTCGCCGCGCTCGACACGCTCGACGAGGTCCGCACGCCGGCGCCGGTCGCGCGCACCACGAGCGGCCTCGCGCTCGACCCCGCCGTGAACGCGAAGATCGCGGCGTTCGAGCGAGACGCGCTCGAGCGGGGGATCGCGAGCGGCCGCCGCGCGCTCTGCGTGCGCTTCGCGCCCTCTCCCGAGCGCGCGGCCGCGGGGACGAACATCAACACCGTCCGTGAGCGGCTCGGCGTCGTCTCGGAGATCGTGAAGGTCGTCCCGGTGTCGGCGCCGCGCAGCGCGGAGGCACCGGCGGCGCTGACGTTCGCGCTGCTCGTGCTCACGCGCGCCTCCGACGAGGACGTCGCGCGCGAGGTCGGCGTCGACGTCGGATCGATCGACGTCGTCGGCGAGCCCGGGACGAGCGCGCCGGCGCCCGAGCCGGCCGTGGTGCCCGTCCCCGAGCTCCACGACGAAGAGCGCGACGACGTGCAGCGGCGCGGCGTGGTGCGCGTCGATGTCGCGCGGCTCGACGAGGCGCTGGAGCGGCTGGCGCAGCTCGTGATCTCGCGCGGCGTGCTCGCGCGGGAGATCGCGGTGCTCGCCTCGCGCGGCACCGACGTGCGGGGCCTGCAGATCGTGCTGCGCGAGCAGTCGCGGCAGCTGCGCGACATGCGCGCCGCCGTGCTGCAGCTGCGGATGGTGCCCGCGAGCGAGGTGCTCGAGCGGGTGCCGCTCGTCGTGCGCGGCCTGCGCAAGGCGACGGGCAAGGCCGTGCGGCTCGAGGTCGACGCGGGGCGTACCGAGCTCGACAAAGCGGTCGCGGAGCGGCTCTTCCCCGCGCTCGTTCATCTCGTGAGGAACGCCGTCGATCACGCGATCGAGGCGCCCGACGAGCGCCGGCGGGCGGGCAAGCCCGAGGAAGGCCTCCTGCGCGTGACGTTCGAGACGCGTGGCACCGGACAGGTCGCGCTCGTGGTGCAGGACGACGGCCGCGGCATCGACGCGGCGCGCGTCGCGGCGCGCGCGGGCGTGGAGGTCCCCACCACCGACGCCGCGCTGTTGCAGCTGCTCTGCCGGCCCGGGCTCTCGACACGCGATCAGGTGAGCACGACGAGCGGGCGCGGCATCGGCATGGACGTCGTGCGACGGATCGTCGTCGAAGAGCTCGGCGGCGATCTCTCGATGACGACCACGCCGGGGCGCGGCACCACGATCGTCGCGCGCGTGCCGCTCACGCTCTCGATCGTCGACGTGCTCACGTTCGAGTGCGGGTCGCAGCGCTTCGTCGTGCCGATGGCGAGCATCGACGAGATCATCGAGATCGATCCGACGCAGGTCTCGGCGCCGCCGCGCACCGGCGCTGGGTCGACGATCGCGCTGATCCAGCGGCGCGGTGAGGCAGTGCCGCTGGTGAGGCTCGATCGGACGCTCGGCCTCGCGAGCGCGGATCCCGAGCGCCCCAAGGCGCTCGTCGTACGTCGTGACGGCGACGCGATCGCGTTCGCGATCGATCGCACGCTCGGACAGCAGGAGGTCGTGGTGAGGCCGCTCGAAGATCCGCTGTTGCGAGTCCCCGGCGTGACCGGCGCGACCGATCTCGGCGATGGGCGACCGACCTTGGTCGTCGATCTCGTCGCGCTCTCGCGGATCTCCGGCGAGACGAGCGAGGTGCGGACGTGA
- a CDS encoding response regulator, translating to MANILVVDDSKVMRDMVVACLRGLPGAVFAHAGSGLEAIERLSMERFDLVVLDLNMPDIGGIEVLEFVRGQDHLKTVPIIVVTTRGDEGARASSLEAGASRFMVKPFSPEEILAETRALLGLAEGV from the coding sequence GTGGCCAACATCCTCGTGGTGGACGACAGCAAGGTGATGCGCGACATGGTCGTCGCGTGCCTGCGAGGTCTGCCGGGTGCCGTGTTCGCGCACGCTGGCAGCGGTCTCGAAGCGATCGAGCGACTCTCGATGGAGCGCTTCGATCTCGTCGTGCTCGACCTCAACATGCCCGACATCGGCGGCATCGAGGTGCTCGAGTTCGTGCGCGGGCAGGACCACCTGAAGACGGTCCCGATCATCGTGGTGACGACGCGCGGCGACGAGGGCGCGCGCGCGAGCTCGCTCGAGGCCGGCGCGTCGCGCTTCATGGTCAAGCCGTTCTCGCCGGAGGAGATCCTCGCGGAGACGCGCGCTCTGCTCGGCCTCGCCGAGGGCGTGTGA
- a CDS encoding response regulator, producing MSDRARPIIWVAEDVIIEAEAVRRTLSATYHVVLFSDGAGVLERAATGELPDLLVLDWHMPGVQGIEVCRFLRTQEATVGLPILVFTSTGDEQDMLEALTAGADDWVGKQASAAELLARVATLVRAKQLRDRAERAEREIATLLVREREARAEAEAANRAKDVFLAMVSHELRTPLNAILGWARLLRSGTLDPTRSERALDTIERNARAQARIVEDLLDLSRVIAGKLRLERATIDVADEVEQAIESLRPAAASKGVSLEQRVDRGMTIWGDAARVQQVAWNLVSNAIKFTPSGRRIEVTLSQDCNDICLRVRDEGIGIEPALVPHVFDRFRQADSTTTREQGGLGLGLAIVRQLTELHGGRVHAASGGPGQGATFEVHLPAHTTHERPEAIDVPAHTARHDARGLRLLVVDDDPDGLELLRVALERAGASVQTATSAAAALAALDASVPDLMVSDVSMPNLDGYGLMRAVRARLGARWVPAIALTAHARDEDRWEALAAGFQVHVPKPLDIDELISVIGRLVRRPDGQPER from the coding sequence ATGAGCGATCGAGCGCGGCCGATCATCTGGGTCGCCGAGGACGTGATCATCGAGGCCGAGGCGGTCCGGCGCACGCTCTCCGCGACCTACCACGTCGTGCTCTTCAGCGACGGCGCGGGGGTGCTGGAGCGCGCCGCGACCGGCGAGCTCCCCGACCTGCTGGTGCTCGATTGGCACATGCCGGGCGTGCAGGGCATCGAGGTCTGCCGCTTCCTGCGCACGCAGGAAGCGACGGTCGGCCTGCCGATCCTCGTCTTCACGTCGACGGGTGACGAGCAGGACATGCTCGAGGCGCTCACCGCGGGCGCCGACGACTGGGTCGGCAAGCAAGCGAGCGCGGCCGAGCTCCTGGCGCGCGTGGCGACGCTGGTGCGCGCCAAGCAGCTCCGTGATCGCGCCGAGCGCGCCGAGCGCGAGATCGCGACGCTGCTGGTGCGCGAGCGAGAGGCGCGCGCCGAGGCGGAGGCCGCGAACCGCGCGAAGGACGTCTTCCTCGCGATGGTCTCGCACGAGCTGCGCACGCCGCTCAACGCGATCCTCGGATGGGCTCGGCTCCTGCGCTCGGGCACGCTCGATCCGACGCGCTCGGAGCGCGCGCTCGACACGATCGAGCGCAACGCGCGCGCGCAGGCGCGCATCGTCGAGGATCTGCTCGATCTGTCGCGCGTGATCGCGGGGAAGCTGCGCCTCGAGCGCGCCACGATCGACGTCGCCGACGAGGTCGAGCAGGCGATCGAGAGCCTGCGCCCCGCCGCGGCCTCGAAGGGCGTGTCGCTGGAGCAGCGCGTCGATCGCGGGATGACGATCTGGGGCGATGCCGCGCGCGTGCAGCAGGTCGCGTGGAACCTCGTGTCGAACGCGATCAAGTTCACGCCCTCCGGTCGCCGCATCGAGGTGACGCTCTCGCAGGACTGCAACGACATCTGCCTGCGGGTGCGGGACGAGGGCATCGGGATCGAGCCGGCGTTGGTGCCGCACGTCTTCGATCGCTTCCGGCAGGCCGACTCGACGACGACGCGCGAGCAGGGCGGGCTCGGGCTCGGCCTCGCGATCGTGCGGCAGCTCACCGAGCTCCACGGCGGCCGCGTGCATGCCGCGAGCGGAGGGCCGGGCCAGGGCGCGACGTTCGAGGTCCACCTGCCCGCGCACACGACCCACGAGCGACCGGAAGCGATCGATGTCCCGGCGCACACGGCGCGACACGACGCGCGCGGGCTGCGCTTGCTCGTCGTCGACGACGATCCCGACGGGCTCGAGCTGCTGCGCGTCGCGCTCGAGCGCGCAGGGGCGTCGGTGCAGACCGCGACGTCGGCCGCGGCGGCGCTCGCCGCGCTCGATGCGTCGGTGCCCGATCTGATGGTCTCCGACGTCTCGATGCCGAACCTCGACGGCTATGGACTGATGCGCGCGGTGCGGGCGCGTCTCGGCGCGCGCTGGGTGCCGGCGATCGCGCTGACGGCGCATGCGCGCGACGAGGACCGCTGGGAGGCCCTCGCTGCGGGGTTCCAGGTGCACGTGCCGAAGCCGCTCGACATCGACGAGCTGATCTCGGTGATCGGCAGGCTCGTGCGACGCCCCGACGGACAGCCGGAACGTTGA
- a CDS encoding acetyl-CoA carboxylase carboxyltransferase subunit alpha: MAHLDFEKPIVELEDRIRELKLYGVREQGFESELRKLEERVTTLQKEIYDELSVWQKVQLSRHPDRPYFLDYLERLFDDVVELHGDRAYSDDSAIVSGFARLDGKSVAVIGHQKGRTTKEKLRRNFGMAHPEGYRKAMRIMEMADRFRRPVLTFIDTPGAYPGIGAEERGQSEAIGQSLLVMSRLRVPVIATVIGEGGSGGALALGVANRVLMMQFATYSVITPEGCASILWRDGTRAPEAAVQLKLLAGNARELGVVDEVVSEPTGGAHRDPDDAARRLGASLRRHLAELGAMDGNALVEQRYRKFRTMGVIHSLSPTDS, translated from the coding sequence ATGGCCCACCTGGATTTCGAGAAGCCCATCGTCGAGCTCGAGGACCGCATCCGCGAGCTCAAGCTGTACGGCGTGCGCGAGCAGGGGTTCGAGTCGGAGCTCCGCAAGCTCGAGGAGCGCGTCACCACGCTGCAGAAGGAGATCTACGACGAGCTCTCCGTCTGGCAGAAGGTCCAGCTCAGCCGACACCCCGATCGCCCGTATTTCCTCGACTACCTCGAGCGTCTCTTCGACGACGTGGTCGAGCTCCACGGGGATCGCGCGTACTCCGACGACTCCGCGATCGTGTCCGGCTTCGCGCGGCTCGACGGAAAGAGCGTCGCGGTGATCGGCCACCAGAAGGGCCGCACCACCAAGGAGAAGCTGCGCCGCAACTTCGGCATGGCGCACCCCGAGGGCTATCGGAAGGCGATGCGCATCATGGAGATGGCGGATCGCTTCCGCCGTCCGGTGCTGACGTTCATCGACACGCCCGGCGCGTACCCCGGCATCGGCGCCGAGGAGCGAGGCCAGAGCGAGGCGATCGGACAGTCGCTCCTCGTGATGTCGCGCCTGCGCGTGCCGGTGATCGCGACGGTGATCGGCGAGGGCGGCTCGGGCGGTGCGCTCGCGCTCGGCGTCGCGAACCGCGTGCTGATGATGCAGTTCGCGACGTACTCGGTGATCACGCCCGAGGGCTGCGCGTCGATCCTCTGGCGCGACGGAACCCGCGCGCCCGAGGCCGCGGTGCAGCTCAAGCTCCTCGCGGGCAACGCGCGGGAGCTCGGGGTGGTCGACGAGGTCGTCTCCGAGCCGACGGGCGGTGCGCATCGCGATCCCGACGACGCCGCGCGTCGCCTCGGTGCGTCGCTGCGACGTCACCTCGCGGAGCTCGGCGCGATGGATGGCAACGCGCTGGTCGAGCAGCGGTATCGCAAGTTCCGCACGATGGGCGTGATCCACTCCCTCTCGCCGACGGACAGCTGA
- a CDS encoding PrsW family intramembrane metalloprotease — MHPQHSPAPVTPGHANRSLPSTHIEDPYRTRKIVGGILWLLGQIVGLALLVLLFGLLPLLTANPGQAFFGMAIGASLAFPAMCVYLTFPRLLDRYDPEPLYALALCLLWGACAACGFSALINSGVDAVVASIAGPEWGNTVGAVVSAPLVEEFWKGIAVVGVFYFLRNEFDGVVDGIIYATFTAIGFAATENVIYYANSLAENPEALAFTFIIRGVIAPWGHPLYTSMTGIGLGIARESHRTWVKLVAPLMGYGGAVFLHALWNGSATLADFMGASGLFLLLLPLWLVFVAAFVIMVMVLVVRRGRIIRENLLDEVALGHLTQKELDLVCSAFGGLVAWFRKGARGTEFVRAVARLGLSKWHTARAMRGQNRTFSMDFILPLRAKIRELRAQGASPA, encoded by the coding sequence ATGCACCCGCAGCACTCGCCGGCGCCGGTCACCCCGGGTCACGCGAATCGCTCGCTGCCGAGCACCCACATCGAGGATCCCTACCGCACGCGCAAGATCGTCGGCGGGATCCTGTGGCTGCTCGGACAGATCGTCGGCTTGGCGTTGCTGGTGCTGCTCTTCGGTCTGCTCCCGCTGCTCACGGCGAACCCGGGACAGGCGTTCTTCGGCATGGCGATCGGTGCGTCGCTCGCGTTCCCCGCGATGTGCGTCTACCTGACGTTCCCGCGCCTGCTCGATCGCTACGACCCCGAGCCGCTCTACGCGCTCGCGCTCTGCCTGCTCTGGGGCGCGTGCGCGGCGTGCGGGTTCTCCGCGCTGATCAACTCGGGCGTCGACGCGGTCGTCGCGTCGATCGCGGGGCCCGAGTGGGGCAACACCGTGGGCGCGGTGGTGTCGGCGCCGCTCGTCGAGGAGTTCTGGAAGGGGATCGCCGTCGTCGGCGTGTTCTACTTCCTGCGCAACGAGTTCGACGGAGTCGTCGACGGGATCATCTACGCGACGTTCACCGCGATCGGCTTCGCTGCGACCGAGAACGTCATCTACTACGCGAACTCGCTCGCCGAGAACCCCGAGGCGCTCGCGTTCACGTTCATCATCCGCGGCGTGATCGCGCCGTGGGGCCACCCGCTCTACACGTCGATGACGGGCATCGGGCTCGGCATCGCGCGCGAGAGCCATCGCACCTGGGTGAAGCTGGTCGCGCCGCTGATGGGCTACGGCGGCGCGGTGTTCCTCCACGCGCTGTGGAACGGCTCGGCGACGCTCGCCGACTTCATGGGCGCGTCGGGCCTCTTCCTGCTGCTGCTCCCGCTCTGGCTCGTCTTCGTCGCGGCGTTCGTGATCATGGTGATGGTCCTCGTCGTGCGCCGAGGTCGGATCATCCGCGAGAACCTGCTCGACGAGGTCGCGCTCGGGCACCTCACGCAGAAGGAGCTCGACCTCGTGTGCTCCGCGTTCGGCGGGCTCGTCGCGTGGTTCCGCAAGGGCGCGAGGGGCACGGAGTTCGTGCGCGCGGTCGCGCGTCTCGGGCTCTCGAAGTGGCACACCGCGCGCGCGATGCGCGGACAGAACCGGACGTTCTCGATGGACTTCATCCTCCCGCTGCGCGCGAAGATCCGCGAGCTGCGCGCGCAGGGAGCCTCGCCCGCCTGA
- a CDS encoding alpha/beta hydrolase — protein MRRNVVRGATALAVLAVLWAGSGIGAATALTHRWRARFDEPTPEGARTLRLRASDGVAIGAWEIEGGDGAAIVVTHGNGSARSAMIEEGRALASHGHDVLAISVRAHGDSEGETNDVGWSARRDVIAAVEHLEREAPSRPIVLLGASLGAAASVFAAAELGGRVDGLVLVAPYADLRDAVARRTERYLPPVLDGLAYGALLLGARVVMPELDRIRPEASARGIDRDVPVLVFAGSADRRAPIDDARRITRTLSRARIVAIEGADHEEMMTRSFEHIADIDALLRDALARRATR, from the coding sequence ATGCGACGGAACGTGGTGCGGGGCGCGACCGCGCTGGCGGTGCTCGCGGTGCTCTGGGCGGGCAGCGGGATCGGCGCGGCGACGGCGCTCACCCATCGCTGGCGCGCTCGGTTCGACGAGCCCACGCCGGAGGGCGCGCGCACGCTGCGGCTGCGCGCGTCGGACGGCGTCGCGATCGGCGCGTGGGAGATCGAGGGCGGCGACGGTGCCGCGATCGTCGTGACCCACGGGAACGGCAGCGCGCGCTCCGCGATGATCGAGGAAGGGCGGGCCCTCGCGTCGCACGGCCACGACGTGCTGGCGATCAGCGTGCGTGCGCACGGTGACTCGGAAGGCGAGACCAACGACGTCGGATGGAGCGCGCGACGCGACGTGATCGCGGCGGTGGAGCACCTCGAGCGCGAGGCGCCGTCACGGCCGATCGTGCTGCTCGGCGCGTCGCTCGGCGCCGCGGCATCGGTGTTCGCGGCGGCCGAGCTCGGGGGGCGTGTCGACGGGCTCGTGCTGGTCGCGCCCTATGCCGACCTGCGCGATGCGGTCGCGCGACGCACCGAGCGGTATCTGCCGCCGGTCCTCGACGGCCTCGCGTACGGCGCGCTGCTCCTCGGTGCGCGCGTCGTGATGCCCGAGCTCGATCGCATCCGCCCCGAGGCGAGCGCGCGTGGGATCGATCGCGACGTGCCGGTGCTCGTGTTCGCGGGGAGCGCGGATCGGCGAGCGCCGATCGACGACGCACGGCGCATCACGCGGACGCTCTCGCGCGCCCGCATCGTCGCGATCGAGGGCGCGGATCACGAGGAGATGATGACGCGCTCGTTCGAGCACATCGCGGACATCGACGCGTTGCTCCGCGACGCGCTCGCTCGTCGCGCGACGCGTTGA
- a CDS encoding succinylglutamate desuccinylase/aspartoacylase domain-containing protein codes for MARLSAGLHELAPNVYAHVFDANAPGPTALVQAGIHGDEIAGVHALEELLEDGLRPARGRLIVVPVMNPAAYRARVRACPPRGDWAGLDLNRQFPGDGAAPEREKRLARTFMDLVLDERPAMVCTLHESQKRYHPEVKPSFGQTLVYGVDPMPATIGRVVDRLNASRASDEEHWAPQHYPVATSSTEVIVDAIGCLGICVETWMGFDLARRVAMQREVVRLLLDDVGVLPFSPGEQA; via the coding sequence ATGGCTCGGCTCTCCGCAGGTCTCCACGAGCTCGCTCCCAACGTCTACGCCCACGTCTTCGACGCGAACGCCCCCGGGCCCACCGCGCTCGTGCAGGCGGGCATCCACGGCGACGAGATCGCCGGCGTGCACGCGCTCGAGGAGCTGCTCGAGGACGGGCTCCGCCCCGCGCGAGGCCGCTTGATCGTGGTGCCGGTGATGAACCCCGCCGCGTACCGCGCGCGCGTCCGCGCGTGCCCGCCGCGCGGGGACTGGGCCGGCCTCGATCTCAACCGACAGTTCCCCGGCGACGGTGCCGCGCCCGAGCGCGAGAAGCGCCTCGCGCGCACGTTCATGGATCTCGTGCTCGACGAGCGCCCCGCGATGGTGTGCACGCTCCACGAGAGCCAGAAGCGCTACCACCCCGAGGTGAAGCCCTCGTTCGGCCAGACCCTCGTCTACGGTGTCGATCCGATGCCCGCGACGATCGGTCGCGTCGTCGACCGCCTCAACGCGTCGCGCGCCTCCGACGAGGAGCACTGGGCCCCGCAGCACTACCCGGTCGCGACCTCGTCGACCGAGGTGATCGTCGACGCGATCGGGTGCCTCGGCATCTGCGTCGAGACGTGGATGGGCTTCGATCTCGCGCGTCGCGTCGCGATGCAGCGCGAGGTCGTGCGCCTCCTGCTCGACGACGTCGGCGTCCTCCCCTTCAGCCCCGGAGAGCAGGCATGA